Proteins from a genomic interval of Trifolium pratense cultivar HEN17-A07 linkage group LG6, ARS_RC_1.1, whole genome shotgun sequence:
- the LOC123891870 gene encoding uncharacterized protein LOC123891870 — MSQKYYLLLRLWLMPYTHKLFSLENGSSLKQISISMQNMKCSLSFHIVSNSCNGLVCLYSDFACGRDVFLCNPTTREVRLLPSSYLVTKVKDGTVVRMWVSYSKCHRNKEYIFEEYDLRSDSWRTIQSANPWSCEFDTSCFAMYFNGIYYWWGKSKGLTETILALDVGGGILSKVKLPKDVDISSSSGRYLGVLGGCITLVCRKFGDQNANFDIWVTEGAGAVNSCWNKLRTIKHSSLCVPLGFWKGNELLVKIFDKVRSYNIDTEETYDLNIENEERDFADICEAVFCEKSLVSVNPQTRVGCSRMGY, encoded by the exons ATGAGTCAAAAATATTACTTACTTCTACGCCTTTGGTTAATGCCTTATACCCACAAACTATTTTCCTTAGAAAATGGCTCTTCTCTTAAACAAATTTCTATATCTATGCAAAACATGAAGTGTAGTCTATCATTTCACATTGTTTCCAATTCTTGCAATGGCTTAGTGTGTTTGTATTCAGATTTTGCTTGTGGAAGGGATGTTTTTCTATGCAATCCAACAACAAGGGAAGTGAGGCTTCTTCCATCATCATATTTGGTCACAAAAGTAAAAGATGGGACG GTTGTTAGGATGTGGGTTAGTTACAGCAAATGTCATCGTAATAAGGAGTATATTTTTGAAGAATATGATTTGAGAAGTGATTCTTGGAGAACAATTCAAAGTGCTAACCCATGGTCTTGTGAATTTGACACTTCTTGTTTTGCAATGTATTTTAATGGGATTTATTATTGGTGGGGAAAAAGTAAAGGCTTGACTGAAACAATCCTTGCATTGGATGTGGGAGGTGGGATTCTTAGCAAGGTAAAATTGCCAAAAGATGTTGATATTAGTAGTTCAAGTGGAAGATATTTGGGTGTTTTAGGTGGGTGTATAACATTGGTTTGTCGTAAATTTGGCGATCAAAATGCTAACTTCGACATTTGGGTGACGGAAGGAGCTGGTGCTGTGAATTCTTGTTGGAACAAACTTCGAACTATAAAGCATAGTTCACTTTGTGTGCCATTGGGATTTTGGAAGGGAAATGAGCTTcttgtaaaaatatttgataaagtTAGATCTTATAATATTGATACAGAGGAAACTTATGATCTTAATATTGAGAATGAAGAGAGAGACTTTGCTGACATATGTGAAGCTGTGTTTTGTGAAAAGAGCCTAGTTTCAGTCAACCCACAAACAAGGGTTGGATGTAGTAGAATGGGATATTGA
- the LOC123890484 gene encoding uncharacterized protein LOC123890484, whose translation MQTPATGTPKVRPRSGRTPLQPKNTPANLPLHPFTKPKLDQSCFEITLFQNADKENLPIATPPLETSLAEELTAIKKKLERLRTDKEKTEKKLKDREALLDAKMKEMEEKSEIQKNLEIQVDRLFRLKELKYRCMRVSPIRTLREKEHEKIINEAAPSPSPSQVKTEETVTFESESESESRVLESPGSACSQTNTIQTKSD comes from the exons ATGCAAACACCTGCCACCGGAACACCGAAAGTCCGGCCGCGATCTGGCCGGACACCACTTCAGCCTAAAAACACTCCTGCTAATCTCCCTCTCCATCCTTTCACAAAGCCGAAGCTCGATCAGTCATGTTTTGAGATCACACTATTCCAGAACGCCGACAAGGAAAACCTTCCGATCGCGACTCCTCCTCTGGAAACTTCGCTTGCGGAGGAGCTGACCGCGATCAAGAAGAAGCTGGAGAGATTGAGAACAGATAAAGAGAAAACAGAGAAAAAGCTGAAAGATAGAGAAGCGTTACTTGACGCGAAGATGAAGGAGATGGAAGAGAAAAGCGAGATTCAGAAGAATCTCGAGATTCAAGTCGATCGATTGTTCCGTTTAAAGGAACTCAAGTATCGATGCATG AGAGTTTCTCCGATTAGAACTCTTAGAGAGAAGGAACATGAAAAGATTATCAACGAAGCAGCACCATCGCCATCACCATCACAG GTGAAAACAGAGGAAACGGTGACGTTTGAATCGGAATCGGAATCAGAATCACGAGTTCTTGAGAGTCCTGGTTCAGCTTGTTCACAAACAAATACTATACAAACAAAATCTGATTAA